GGTTTCAAGATTATCTGAACAAAGGCACACTCTTGGCAGTGCAAATAGTCACCATACTAAGGGTGATTTGAGCTAAGTTGGTTCATACGCTTCAGATATTCATTACTAGATATCAAATTTAACAACAATAAACCTCCTTCTCTCGTGTAAGGAGAACGACTAATGAAGTTATTTTTCAGCAAAATTTTGCTTATTCTTtccttgatatattttattgagtATCTGAGAATTTTCTTTACGGTGCGTTCGGTAAGGATGATTAGgtgggtttatttttttttaatacaccTAATCACATGTTTGGTAAGGGTGATTATTTAACCAATTAGATCCCTCCTATTAATGATTTGgttatattatgtgtgataaaataataataactccTCACctcctaggattatttatctcaCTTTTAATACAtcttatttttccaattttaccattctcctaaatccaaactcaccaccacttccctACACCGACCGCCAGACGACCGCCGCCGCTGTCGGCCGACCACCGCCGACCGTCGCCTCCCGCTGACCACGACCACCACCGTCAACCACCCCCTCCTCCTGTCGGCCGATCGCCGACCGATAGCCGGACCGCCGCCGACCACCGTCACAAAACTAGAAAgacaattttgtcaattcatcaaaagatttttatttatctcattttaaaaatcataccaaacataatattattttaacattatctacttcaatcattctttttatcatttctgtcttaatcatttcattattttatcctCCAACCAAACGTAGACTTATTGTCTGGTTAATCTTTTAAGAAAAGACATTAAATGATATCAATAAAAGTTACAATTTTAATTGTCAAATAAATATGTATGTGAAAAAAGGTGGACGTGAGTAAGAGTTTAATTTGTGTTGCTATATTTGTTTTCAATGTCTTCTACTATTTTATGTTTCGtttggacaaaatttataaaacgtttttataaaaatattgtttacaAAAAgcttataaaataatttaaaatttattttaagaatatatatgtGTTTATACAAATCTTTTATAAAACATTTTTAcatttaaaaatgtatttttacaATTTCctctattattataaaaatataaaaaaaattatgtctcacttgttttaaaaactatatttgaataacaatttttttaaaaaaaaatcatacactatttaCAAAAATTTTGACCAAACACATACTTGAAGtttttttcatttataaaatattaaaaatatttttaaaataattatccaAATAGTGCCTTAGATCTTataaaacattttaatatattataaattccaACATCCTATTTCACTATCTAGTCGTGTTAACtagtaataaatttttttcgtAAAATTACCTTAAAAGtcatatttaaaaattcatattcagAAAAAATCCTATCAGTTTGTAATTGATCTTAAAAACACATTTTAATagattttgaatattaaatctTCCTTTATTTTATAGGTTTTAAtatgaatatttaattttatgaataaataaataaatttccaaaaaataataaataaatggcaaaaacttgtgtgagacggtttcacgagtcgtatttttcagacggatctcttatttgggtcatccatgaaaaaatattactttttatgctaagagtattactttttattgtgaatatcagtagagttgacatgtctcacagataaagattcgtcaGACCGTATCACAAATGACCTATTCTAAATAAATATAGGTCTTgaattaaattattatcaaaTTACATAGTTTGAATCATATAAATTTAGTTTTCTATGCCTGCGATCTTTCGTAACACCGAATAAAAGTCACCATCGAGAAAACTGTTTTCCGAATCGCCATTAATTGAAAGTGAGGGAAACACCTGATGGGTTCCAATCTCATTAATTATAGGAAAATTAATCTTACGACATCGCaacaaataatgaataattccatgtaataaaataattcctGTGATAAATACGATAAACATTATattatacaaaataaattattttgtataaatataaaagaaaatttgCGTCTCATCTGGCATGCGACGTGACACAAACCATATGTATACAAAGTGGTGGGGATCCTAAGGATTTGACCATTTTTATGACTCTATCGATAgggttaaaaataaataaaatattatcgaATATTTCTCTGTGGATAAATCATTAGTGACACTATTCTCAAATCTAATTGGTAACCACAAGAATTGGGCACATTGATCTGTCTATTTCCAGTAAAATCAATTCCAAAATAGGTCAAAGAATTTCTGTTCTGTGTAGGGAAAATCTTGGTTGGTTCAGATCACCTTGGATATTTTTCCCATGTTACTAACAAAATTAGTTTTTGGATGTTCTGAAGTTTCTTTTCCATGCGCAATCCTCGACAAACACGACGTTCGGCAAGTAGCATTCTAAGCGAAGAAAGATTGAAAGACATGGAGGTAGCGAAAACTATACGCTCTTCTTTCGCCTTCGAGTTCTTATTCATAGTTGAAAGACTCCCAACATCCACCAGCAAGCATTACAGTAGCATCAATGGTATCTTTGAGGCATGgaaaaaaatgttttctcgCGTCATTTTTTTATGTGATACAATATATTGATTGACCTGAAAATACAGGTGTAACTTCTTTTgaataatttgatttatactTAGCGTCGAATAAATCATTGTTTACAGTAACAAAGCCTCTCAAATTAACACCAAAAATCgtttaaaaaaacattattttcgGATGATTATGATTACACATTCATTAGGATAATTTTGAagattaatatattatttaaataaaaatgaaaaaagagtgTGAAAATGATACTCTTTGACATGTTTGAAGAGTCCCACAAAAGTTGTTGTATAAAAAAGACAGTGTCGGCACCCAAAAAATTAGTGGGAATTTTAGTCTCTTtataaagacaaaaacttgtgtgagacggtctcactggatcgtattttgtgagacgaatatcttatttgggtctttccatgaaaaagtattactttttatgttaaaattattactttttattgtgaatatcgataggattgacctgtctacagataaagattcgtgagaccgtctcacaagagacctactcctttATAAATGGCTACAATATCTTTATTGTTAATTATTTacatttgattttatatgtataaataaataatttctaTATAATGtaacataatattaaaaaaataaatcaagatatatatatagaatggAAAAATATATAACATGTGGATTATAATAAAAAGATACGACGAACGATTAATTGGTGATGTGTGCTCGCTAACCACCATGTCTTTAGCAAAGCATGGATGGCCGTTGTCAATGTCTCCTCTGTATCGCTTTCGCTTTGCATGCAAATTGGTTTATATACATACATAATGTCGATACGGTTTTATCTTATTTTACTCGGTTTTCATGATTAGTCCgattaaaaattaacaaaactGTGGTTCGATCCAATCAACTTATATTTACGGGACCATGAATATATATCATGCAAATCCACTAAATTTCATATGTTAAATTCATACAATGACTTATTCAAGTAAAAGATTCATTTTATTCTAATAACGTATCTATGACGAACATGTTCAGTTGACTTCAAATCAATGTTTTCTTGACAAATTAATCAAAAAATTTAAGTCAACGAGAGATAACATCtcacacatacatatataagaGTATGCCCATGTGAATAGAAAAAGTAAAAGTTTAGAAATATAATTCATcattagtaaaaaaaattaaaattaaaattaaaaaaaaagctGATAGATGAGCATTAATTGGTTGTGATGCGGCAAGGAgaagctcgttgtttttttttttaaatagaatTTATGAATGAAAAATGGATCAAAAGAGTTACAAACCAAAAGACATACatgaattaaataatgaaaaagacaaaaacttgtgttagacggtttcacgaatcatattttgtgagacagatattttatttgggtcatccataaaaaaatattatattttattataagaatattacttttattgtgaatatcggtaagattgacccatctcacagataaatattcgtgagagcgcctcacaagagacctacacTCAATGAAAAATGTCCATATTTAGAATGAACTGTCGAAATAGAACAAACTAACTAGAGATGTTCGAGACATATACGAGACTCAAACAAACCAGACGAAGCCAACAGCCTTCATTTGGCCTAAAcgaaaaatgaaatattattcGATTGAAATTCGATCATTTGGCCCaattaattattggaaaatTAGGAGTGAGCAATAACTTGTCCCTTAAAAACAATATTAATTGTCTACGTTTGATCATAATTTTGAGATGAACAAGTCACTTCCCATGTCACACTAACCCACCGCTATGTTTACAGGATTATATATTAATGTTAAAAAAGGATTAGGCAAACACCATCTTCGTTTTTTCCCCTCCTAACGACAAATTCTATCAAACATTTAAgatattcaaaaattaaaaaataagacGTAAATTGCTTTTTCTCTTATGACGATGAAATCAATAGTCGCTACTCTTCGATTTATATTGTATAAACCTTCGAACTAAAGGTAGATAAACTACATCGAACAAACCACGTGTGTGATAGCCTCGTCCGGAAAAAAGTGTTGGTAAGAGGAGTCGACTTATGACTATCGACCAAACACTCATTTGATTAACCAACTTGAACACTTTTAAAACCATACCCGACCCATGTTCAACGGGCTTAACCGGATTAACGGATTTTGACCCGGAACCGTGACCGTAATGGTACGGTTTTAGCATTGAAAACCGTTGACGGGGTTGGGCGGCTCGAGCCTGATAAGttgacattattattattattgttgttgttgttgttattattatctAAAAGGTAAATGTCATTTTATTGATAGGTATAATAGAAGCACAAATATCAGGTAGCATaacaaactatatatatatatatatatatatatatatacgcgtatgtttttaaattttaaaagaacTGGAAATTTGGGAAGTTCTTATGTCTGGGCCTTTGAATCCGTTACTAGAATTGGGCCACTTGGTTAGATGAAGTTCAATAATACAACATAACTTGTAGATGGGCTAACGATTATACATCGtggattttatcttttttttttataattattatatttttatataaaggGAAAGGCAAATAATAATTTGGCAAAAGTGGGCAGCGACATGCGTGTATTATAGAATCCATGACGAGCTCAGCTCATTTTGTGGACAATGTACGGATTAGACATCGGCTCATGTTAAAGATAAACATAAAttgattatatatttttgtttcatCGAATATTAGGTttgagttttataaaaaaaattaaaattatatatcattATATCTTCGTATGTATGAGTTAATCGtcaatattttatatcatatcGAATCATTAGAAGTAAATAATGTTTTACCGTTGGTAAAAATTTATTTAGAATTTTGATGGAGGAGGACATAGCAGCGCAGCTACACTTAATTATTTACTTGTGCTAAACCAAAGCACTTGATGTACCTACTCGATGAAATTCGTAATTAATTTATGAGGTGGGAATTAATTTTAATACACTTGAATATATATTGCATATTTGATTACATTATATAAGATAGCGACAATAATGGCAATAAGCACAAAGCCAACCCTCAATTACTGTTTtgagtaggtctattgtgagacggtctcacgaatcgttatttgtgagacggatcaaccctatcgatattcaaaataaaaagtaatacttttaagtataaaaaataatatttttttatggatgacccaaataaaagatctgtatcacaaaatacgacatgtgggaccgtcttacacaagtttttgtctattattttttatataaaaaagtgaaatagttctttatttttttaaaataaaaaaatatatatttgcaacaacttatttatttatagaaaaaagtatttaattttttttaaaaagaataaaaaaaagttAATTATTGTCCACCAATTAATGTACATACTGTGACGTCGGCGCATTTCCAAATCCCAAGTAGCTGGCGTCACTTGGCTGCTAGATTGGACGGTCCAGATTGGCTATACAAGGTTCCGTGTTCCAACGTTTTGAGTTTCAAGGTCTACCTCCTGGTAGGCATGCTTAACGGACCGGAACCGACCCGGCCCGTTAAGCCCGGAACATGATCCGAAATGAAAGAATCGGACCCGAAACCATATACAATTCATTGGTTTGTGGGTTGAACCGGTTCAGCATATTCTGAACCGGTTCAACCGGTTCCGGGTCCGGTTTCAAACCGGTTCAGGATCGTATCCGGAACCGACCCGGAAtcggacccggacccggacccggaaCCGGTCCCAAACCCGaattcaaaaattttttttaaaaaaaaataaaagaaaatagcTTTTTGGGCCAACGGCTGCATTTGCAGCCGTTGGACACTGCAGATTTCAGTAGCCGTTGCTACTGAAATCTgcagtgttttttttttttatcaatttggGGGCCAAAGTGCAAATATACAATCTTTTTTATAACCCCAAaattcatctataaatacaagtcATTTTTTACATTTCACATATCaattttctctcaacttttcaTTTCTctacaatcaatatctttctttgCTATCATATCTCCAAATATATTCAATAATTGTGTTATAATTTTATCTATAATccgtattatttttattgttatatatttaCTATTTCGCAATTTATTCATTTAAACAATTCGAATTTCAATGGCATCATCTTCAAATCGTCGTGGTGGTAGTGGCGAATACGCTCCCGACTTTGGTGAACATTTTGGCTACATCCCTGATTTTGATGAAGTTGAACCTGGCCATGAGGATGAAGAAGCCATGGAACTCCCCAACAAAGATGTAGGGACGCCATCGTCTAATCGAGCAAGCAACACAATCTCAACGAGCACGACGACAGCCCGTGCAAAGTGAAGCAAAGTTTGGGATCACTTTGATATTGAACAACAAGGTACGAATAACTCTTTTGCCATTTGTAAAATTTGCAAAACGAGGTATTCTTACAAAACTGGTGGTGGTTCTGGTGGTACCGGAACtttgaaaaaacatttagtTAAGGTACATAAACTTGACCCTGATACGCTACAACCATTCGGTAGGGAACCAATACAACAACAAATTAATCCTTCTAGTGGTAAAGCTTTtacaattacaaaaaaaatttctcgGAAAGCCATCGTAAAGTTTGTTACCAAATGTTGTCAACCTTTTATAATAGCTGAACAAGAAGGTTTTGTTGAATTTACTAGTACTATTCAACCagttttcacaatatttctaGGCACACACTTAAGaaatattgttttgatatttaCAAAGAATATAAAGAAACACTAAAATCgcatctttcaaatatttcttgtagAGTTAGTTTgacaactgatatttggactaatttaaaatatgaatcatatcttgtTGTTACATGTCATTGGATTGACGAAACTTGGACTATGCAAAAAAGAATTTTAGCGCTAGATCATTTAGAATCGTCTCACAACGCATACACTATCGCtagatatgttttaaatgttgttAAGATTTATggcatacaaaataaaataatgtcgaTAACTTTAGATAATGCGAGTGCCAATACTCTTgcaattaaatatcttaaagattcACTAAAACCAATTTTAGAAGGTAATTTGCTTCATGTTAGATgtgcatgtcatattatcaactTATGTGTTAAATGTGCATGTGATGAACAAATGTCCACTGTaatagaaaaattcaaattatgtgGGAAATTATTACGTGAAAGAAGATATGGACGTGACTGAAAAACACTAGTCAAATCAGCcggaattaaatttaaaaaatttcctcTTCCTATTGAAACTAGATGGAATTCTTTATATCACTTGCTTCATACTTTATTACGTTTTCAAGATTTATTTACTCcgtattataataatattacaaCACAAGCTTTAATACTAACAGACGATTATTGGAATATTTTGAGTAAATGTGTTTCTTTgttagaaatttttaaagaagcaACCGAAAAATTTTCTGGCATTAACTACCCTACTTCAACCATGTTTCTACCTTTGCTTTTCAAtatgttttataaatttattgaatatcgcGATGATTCTGTTATGCGtgattttgtttcaaatatggaaaacaaatttttaaaatattgggaAACTATCCCAATTGTGCATGGTTTAGCAACATTACTTGATCCTACTCAAAATCAATGAGGATTAGACGTGTTTTTtgaatattatgctaaatttcttaagaagaatgttgacgatcAAAAGAAGTCAATCATGCATTCTCTCCAAGAATTGTTTGATTTGTATGCTAGTGAACAATGTGATGAACCGAGTGCGCAGCCGGAGGAGATGCCGACATATAAGAGCAAAAGTGGAGCACTGAACTTCTTTCAAAGTTTGAAACGACAAAAGTTCAAAGAAAAATCGGTGACAACAACCAATTACAATGAGATCCAAATTTATCTAAGTCAATATATTGAGACTACGGATAATTTCGATGTTCCTGATTGGTGGAAAGTAAATTCTAACCTTTATCCAGTGTTATCTGCAATTGCAAGAGATGTCCTACCCATTCAGAGTTCAAGTGTTGCTTTCGAATCAGCATTTTCAGTATGTGGAAGGATCATTGGTGACCAAAGAACTAATTTAAAGCCAGAAACACTTTCCATGCTAACGTGCCTACAAGATTGGTTTGCAGCAGAAAAAAAGAATAGGACCTCTGGCGCGATCGACGAATTCCAAAGCTCAAGTTCGACGAAGATCCAGAATAttccaaatatattttaataaatcgtGATGAATTTTAGATGttcaattataaaaataaatgtttaagttattctgttatatttttttttatgtaatcacAATTATTTGCAatcaaaatactaaataaaaaattgtccattaatattattaattttaattatatagtaaaatataataaattaaagttCGGAACCGGTTTAAAACGAACCGGAACCGGTTTATTCGAAGCCGAACCGGTCTTGGTTTGGATTGGTTCCAAGTTTTTCAACTTAGAACCGGAACCGGTTCCTAACCGGTTCGAACCGGTTCCGAACTCACAGGACCCAGAACCGGTGGGAACCGGTCCGAAACCGGTCCGGTGAAACCGATAAGCATGCCTGCCTCCTGGTAGGTTGGAATTAAGGGAGTTACGGAgcataaaaatttttaattttttttacattaataatgatacattgtttaaaatatttatgtatcTAATTAAGAAATTTCACATAATATACTCCTAAATACAATAATGACGTGGCTGCAAATAATTGTTGTTAAATCTTATATCACGTCGGGAAAAAAAATAGAACTCCgagaaaatcaaaataattatacTAAAGTAAAATTTATCTAATTAGATGATCAAAAATATAAAGCACACATTCTCTTATATCATCTATACTAGTCCACACATGTCATTTCCATTTTTTTCTGATAAAAGTAATATGACATCAGGATCCAAAGATCCGAGGACATTACATGTTCTGTGATATGAATGGTTAATACCCGAAAGATGAAAGTTTCACCAATATCGTGCAACATAGTGCATGGATGAATCGATTCATACCAGAATAAGAGACGTAAAATATTTGATAAGAACTACTAATATCAACATGATATATATTCTTTTTGCAAGTTCAACACTTAAAAAATTCGAAGTTAAGTGTGCATGATTTTGTGGAATTATGAGATAGGTGACCCCCGGATGTATGTGAACGAGGATGTAAACAAACTAGAAAATCTTATGTTGGTATAAAAGTGATGAtcctaaaaaataaattttgcagaATAAGGTCAGTAACGTGACCCAGTGGAAAATTAACGTTCTACCAAATAATATCAAGCTCGAGAAAAAAGTTCAACTTACGAGTTTCAGGAATAttgatttctttcaaacctaaATGGAATTGGGTActtaatacaaaaaaaaaaagagtaggAAATGAGAACCCTTAAAAAAAAAGACATTGAAGtattaattttctttaaataaatattacttaTAATTTTTTGAATTATATTGATTTATCATTAGTATATTATGTATTTTTCATCGTCTCATCCACGAGCCAATCGGTGTTTTAAGAAATTGATTCTTGAAATTTCAAGAATGAATATTATTCACATAATGCTACTTCAATTTCTATTCGTCTGTTCTTATTCGTTCCATAATGCAACTTCTATTCGTGTATGTTCTTAATCGTTCCAAAGATCGAGCATCTATACTCTTCCTTGAATCGATTTTCTATTTtcgatctatatatatatgtgtgtgtataatcCACATTAGAAttgataataaaattatatatatttcggtttttttgttttcaaattaatagaaatgattgagaaaggTTAGATCTATCCGGTCCACGTGAACCCACCTGTTCTACTTGCAATATTTATCATCATCCCCCACTATGAGCGGGCACGTATTGTAGGAAGAAAACACACAGAAACGCCAAATACTAACCCTTCATGTATGTAGCTTTCTTGCTTTAACAAAAGTGGTTCACTTTCCTTTCTTTCAACACCCTAACTCATCTTTTTTCCTCTCTTCCTTCATTTCTTTTCTACTTTCCTTTTTGCTATGGATGATTCTCAGTGGACACaggtaaattaaatttttttttaaaagaaaattctTTCTAGGGTTTAAAGATTTATAGGGTTTATTTTAGATATTGTTTTTGCaatttctatattttttttttctggatGACAATTTTAAGTTGATCACTTAACCTTGTTGGGTTTAACAAACCCCACCAATCTTTTTTGCTTTGAATTTGTAGTATTTGTGGCGACAATTAATCATGTTAGAAAATAGTACACACTTCCTTATTTTATAGTTTATCATATGTAACTTTCTGATCAATAATTCACTTTTGTTGGAAAAAAAGAAAGTGGATTCAGTTTGTTGATATTGCTTTTGTGGAAAAGCTATAGCTCACATGTTATCGTCTGTTTTGATTCTTATATTCGTTTGCTTTCTTACCTTCTACTAATTCTCAAGCAAAAGTTTTAGCCTTTCTTGATTTTTCATCAACATCATGTACTGATTTCTATAAAATCAAGCTTTTAGCAATCATGATATTGTGACCTAAAACTGTGTTTTTGAgcttcttttctcaatctgTTGTTCAGTTTATTCATCAGATCCTTCTGCATGCATTTTTATAGTTCGATTGCGAAATTAGTTAGTTCTTCTTACAATTTCTTTTAAATCTGAAATAAATTAGGGTATTGAAGTTTTTGTAAACTCAAGGCCATTAGGCGTAGAAAAGAAGCAAAGGCCACCAAAAGACGAAGTTTTAAACTGTCCAAGATGCAACTCAATCAACACAAAATTCTGTTACTACAATAACTACAGTTTATCTCAGCCAAGATACTTCTGCAAGACCTGTAGAAGGTATTGGACTAACGGAGGTTCTTTGAGAAATGTTCCTGTGGGGGGAAGTTCAAGAAAGATTCGAAGATCATCCCCGTCGTCAAAAAAATCAGCTCAAAATCACGTCCCATCAAAAGTTCCACCTCAAAACCCCGATGTTCAAGAAGGGCAAACCCTAAATTTGGCCTTTAATCCGTCCACTTCTTTTAACAGCTTTAATGGGGTGTCTCAGTTTGTTGGTCTGCCAGTTTATCTTAATATTCCCCACAACCCTAATATCTCTCAGTCATGGGGGTTAACTAGTTCTTTTGTTAATGATCCCATGCCAATGGCCGAGGA
The sequence above is a segment of the Primulina tabacum isolate GXHZ01 chromosome 6, ASM2559414v2, whole genome shotgun sequence genome. Coding sequences within it:
- the LOC142548706 gene encoding dof zinc finger protein DOF3.7-like, yielding MDDSQWTQGIEVFVNSRPLGVEKKQRPPKDEVLNCPRCNSINTKFCYYNNYSLSQPRYFCKTCRRYWTNGGSLRNVPVGGSSRKIRRSSPSSKKSAQNHVPSKVPPQNPDVQEGQTLNLAFNPSTSFNSFNGVSQFVGLPVYLNIPHNPNISQSWGLTSSFVNDPMPMAEDTNSIIYPSGLVSTQEFKPCLNFSSDWVENRYGNLQGVDQDHDNGSSSKIILPFEGLKANEELDQERSNGDIWNGMLAGRGPW